Below is a window of Cytobacillus firmus DNA.
TTAAAAGGATTCCAGGACCAACGTTCTTTTTCACCAGGTTTTGGTCTACGATGTTTTCGTCAGAGTCACTATCCAGTTCAATTCCTGTAAACGCGTTTTTCTTTACTTTATTGCCCACAATGCTATTGTTATTTCCGCCTGCTACATCAATTCCATCCTCGCTGTTATTTTTCACATTGTTATTAAAAACTAAGTTATTTGCAAACTCAGATAGATCGATTCCATCGCTGGTGTTGCGGTTAAAGTTATTCCCAAAGATGAAGTTACCATCGGAACCAACGTCGATCCCATCATCACCGTTGTTTTTGGAAACATTATCGATAACAATGTGTCCTCCTATTACTTCAATACCTTCAGAAGAGTTTCCAATTACCTTGTTACTTAATGCTAGATTGTTTACACCATGCAAAACAATGCCTATGCTTTCATTTTCTTTAAACTTACTTTCGATCACATAGTTACTGCTTCCATCTATGTGAATACCATCAGAACCATTCTCGTTTGATTCAACATTGATAAATAAGTTACGATCAGCTGCAGTATAGATTCCTAGATTTCCATTGTTTAGAACTTCAAGATCGCGGAGGATGTTGTCATTTGTATTGACTAGAATCCCATTAGAACTATAGTCTCTAACTGTAAATCCAGCAATTGTTACAAAAGCTGAACCCACTGTAATACCCTCACCACCGGAACCTGTCCCATCCAAAATTGTCTGGCCGATCCCAGCTCCAAGAAGTCTGAGGCGATCCAGTCCAGCAGGAATGACAACATTTTCTTGAAAAACGCCTGCCGCTACACGAATTGTATCTCCAGGATTAGCTCCAACAAAAGCTGCGTTAATACTGCCGCCAGCAGGGACATTAATTACTGCCATAATCTCACCTCCTTTCTATTAAGTTAATATATGTTATGTAAATTTCGATAGGATGTATCGGGCAAAGGTGGACAAGTACTAAAAATGTGCATTAGTCATTATACTTAAGCCTACTTACATGGTTGGGAAAAATCCTTATTAGCTCATCCCACAATTCTTGCCCTATACAGATTTTAAACTCCTATTTTAGTAAACAAGCTTTTTCTATTTTCTATTCCTTTATAAATTGCAGGATCTTTCTTGATACGGGCAGTTGCCGTGTCCTATTTTGTTCAAAAGCATAATATAGAACACGTGAGAAATCCGGGGATAACTTAGTAAGTGAATAGGTGGTGAAATAACATGAAGGTACTAGTTACAGGGGGACTGGGCTTTATAGGGTCGCATCTTGCAGACCGCTATGTGGACCTCGGTTATGAAGTGATTATTATGGATAATCTTTCAAGCGGTACACTAGCTAATCTGAATCCTAATGCCCGCTTTTTTTCAATGTCTCTGTTAGATAAAGAAGTCTCTGATCTATTAAGAAAGGAAAAACCAGACATTATTAATCATCACGCAGCACAAGTAAATGTAAGAAATTCTGTCGCTGATCCCTTATTCGATATTGATACGAATTTGCTAGGAACAGTTAAGCTATTGGAAGCAGCTGGCCAGGCTGGTGTTAAAAAGTTTATTTTCTCTTCATCGGGAGGTACGGTATACGGTGCAACACCAAATCTGCCAACTTCCGAAGAATACAAAACAAATCCCATTTCCCCATACGGAATAAATAAGCTTGCATCTGAGTATTATATTGATTTCTACGCAAAATTATATGGGTTTCAATCGGTTATCTTACGTTACTCAAATGTATATGGAATCCGTCAAAATCCATTATCCGAGTCTGGTGTAATTTCAATTTTTGCACATAGAATAAAAAATCACTTGCAGCCAGTTATCTATGGTAATGGAGAGCAAGTCCGTGATTATATTCATGTCAGTGATGTTGTAAATGCGAATATAATGCTTAGCCAATTAGATTCCTCTTTATATGGAACTTATAACGTAGGAACAGGTAAAGGCACTTCTTTAAATAAGCTTCTCACCTTCTTTTATCAGATTTTTCCAGATGCCAAGTCACCGATATATAAAGATGCTAAGGAAGGCGACTTGTTATTCAATGTACTATCTATTAATA
It encodes the following:
- a CDS encoding right-handed parallel beta-helix repeat-containing protein; protein product: MAVINVPAGGSINAAFVGANPGDTIRVAAGVFQENVVIPAGLDRLRLLGAGIGQTILDGTGSGGEGITVGSAFVTIAGFTVRDYSSNGILVNTNDNILRDLEVLNNGNLGIYTAADRNLFINVESNENGSDGIHIDGSSNYVIESKFKENESIGIVLHGVNNLALSNKVIGNSSEGIEVIGGHIVIDNVSKNNGDDGIDVGSDGNFIFGNNFNRNTSDGIDLSEFANNLVFNNNVKNNSEDGIDVAGGNNNSIVGNKVKKNAFTGIELDSDSDENIVDQNLVKKNVGPGILLTSDANDNAVRENTLSGNTPDIQADTPADTNNTFDENDCQTSSPPGLCS
- a CDS encoding NAD-dependent epimerase/dehydratase family protein, with product MKVLVTGGLGFIGSHLADRYVDLGYEVIIMDNLSSGTLANLNPNARFFSMSLLDKEVSDLLRKEKPDIINHHAAQVNVRNSVADPLFDIDTNLLGTVKLLEAAGQAGVKKFIFSSSGGTVYGATPNLPTSEEYKTNPISPYGINKLASEYYIDFYAKLYGFQSVILRYSNVYGIRQNPLSESGVISIFAHRIKNHLQPVIYGNGEQVRDYIHVSDVVNANIMLSQLDSSLYGTYNVGTGKGTSLNKLLTFFYQIFPDAKSPIYKDAKEGDLLFNVLSINKLASLGWSPKLTLQEGINQLCQIQGDIT